Proteins encoded by one window of Azospirillum brasilense:
- a CDS encoding propionyl-CoA synthetase, giving the protein MSQSSADRYNQIHARSLSDPDGFWGEAAEDITWIKRWDKVLDDSNAPFYRWFTGGVLNTCYNAVDRHVEAGRGAQAAIIYDSPVTKTVQTITYAELQDQVARFAGALRAQGVEKGDRVILYMPMIPQSLVAMLACARLGAVHSVVFGGFAPHELATRINDSRPKAIVSASCGIEPNRVVKYKPMLDAAIEQAEHKPSSVIVFQRPQETATLVEGRDVDWAEAVAKAEPAECVPVAATDPLYILYTSGTTGQPKGVIRDNGGHAVALKWTMKNIYNVQPGEVYWAASDVGWVVGHSYIVYGPLLHGCTTVVFEGKPVGTPDAGTFWRVIEQHKIGTLFTAPTAFRAIKREDPNAELLKKYDLSHFRALFLAGERSDPDTLHWAEDNLNVPVIDHWWQTETGWAISGNPLGVHLFPIKYGSATRPMPGWDVQILNAENKEVPRGDIGAICVKLPLPPGTLPTLWNADDRYRKSYLSDYPGYYQTGDAGFIDDDGYVYIMARTDDIINVAGHRLSTGGMEEVLASHKDVAECAVIGVADDLKGQVPLGFLCLKAGVTRPHEEIVKEVVQLVREQIGPVADFKRAVVVERLPKTRSGKILRGTMQKIADNQDYKTPATIDDPGILPEIAEALQSLGYAKAHQAG; this is encoded by the coding sequence ATGAGCCAAAGCTCGGCCGATCGCTACAACCAGATCCATGCCCGTTCCCTGTCCGATCCCGACGGATTCTGGGGCGAGGCGGCGGAAGACATCACCTGGATCAAGCGCTGGGACAAGGTGCTGGACGACAGCAACGCGCCCTTCTACCGCTGGTTCACCGGCGGCGTCCTGAACACCTGCTACAACGCCGTCGATCGCCATGTGGAGGCCGGACGCGGCGCCCAGGCGGCGATCATCTACGACAGCCCGGTCACCAAGACCGTGCAGACCATCACCTACGCCGAACTCCAGGATCAGGTCGCCCGCTTCGCCGGCGCGCTGCGCGCCCAGGGCGTGGAGAAGGGCGACCGCGTCATCCTGTACATGCCGATGATCCCGCAGTCGCTGGTCGCCATGCTGGCCTGCGCGCGTCTCGGTGCGGTGCATTCGGTGGTGTTCGGCGGCTTCGCCCCGCACGAGCTGGCGACCCGCATCAACGACTCCCGGCCGAAGGCCATCGTCTCGGCCTCCTGCGGCATCGAGCCGAACCGCGTCGTCAAGTACAAGCCGATGCTCGACGCCGCCATCGAGCAGGCGGAGCACAAGCCGTCGAGCGTGATCGTCTTCCAGCGCCCGCAGGAGACCGCCACCCTGGTCGAGGGCCGCGACGTGGACTGGGCGGAGGCCGTCGCCAAGGCCGAGCCGGCGGAGTGCGTGCCGGTGGCCGCGACCGACCCGCTCTACATCCTCTACACCTCGGGCACCACGGGCCAGCCGAAGGGCGTCATCCGCGACAACGGCGGCCACGCCGTGGCGCTGAAATGGACGATGAAGAACATCTACAACGTCCAGCCGGGCGAGGTGTATTGGGCGGCGTCGGACGTGGGCTGGGTGGTCGGCCACTCCTACATCGTCTACGGTCCGCTGCTGCACGGCTGCACCACCGTGGTGTTCGAGGGCAAGCCTGTGGGCACGCCGGACGCCGGCACCTTCTGGCGGGTGATCGAGCAGCACAAGATCGGCACGCTGTTCACCGCCCCGACCGCCTTCCGCGCCATCAAGCGCGAGGACCCCAACGCCGAACTGCTGAAGAAGTACGACCTGTCGCACTTCCGCGCCCTGTTCCTGGCCGGCGAGCGGTCGGACCCCGACACGCTGCATTGGGCCGAGGACAATCTGAACGTTCCGGTCATCGACCATTGGTGGCAGACCGAGACCGGCTGGGCGATCTCCGGCAACCCGCTGGGCGTGCATCTCTTCCCGATCAAGTACGGCTCGGCCACCCGCCCGATGCCGGGCTGGGACGTGCAGATCCTGAACGCCGAGAACAAGGAAGTCCCGCGCGGCGACATCGGCGCCATCTGCGTGAAGCTGCCGCTGCCTCCGGGCACGCTGCCGACGCTGTGGAACGCCGACGACCGCTACAGGAAGTCGTACCTGTCCGATTACCCCGGCTATTACCAGACCGGTGACGCGGGCTTCATCGACGACGACGGCTACGTCTACATCATGGCCCGCACCGACGACATCATCAACGTCGCCGGCCACCGCCTGTCCACCGGCGGCATGGAAGAGGTTCTGGCCAGCCACAAGGACGTGGCGGAATGCGCGGTGATCGGCGTCGCCGACGACCTGAAGGGGCAGGTGCCGCTGGGCTTCCTCTGCCTGAAGGCCGGCGTGACCCGCCCGCACGAGGAGATCGTCAAGGAGGTGGTCCAGCTGGTGCGCGAGCAGATCGGCCCGGTCGCCGACTTCAAGCGCGCCGTGGTGGTGGAGCGCCTGCCGAAGACCCGCTCCGGCAAGATCCTGCGCGGCACCATGCAGAAGATCGCCGACAACCAGGACTACAAGACCCCGGCGACCATCGACGATCCGGGCATCCTGCCGGAGATCGCCGAGGCGCTGCAGTCGCTGGGCTACGCCAAAGCGCACCAGGCCGGCTGA
- a CDS encoding DNA-binding protein: MARHHDTIEILVTARHLEAQGIRPTTRMLRLALGGGSNAAIAQALAVEELTPLEELIRRRRDQLDLDIANARRALAELEAEQARLDELDDSLAALDKA; the protein is encoded by the coding sequence ATGGCACGCCATCACGACACCATCGAAATCCTGGTCACCGCCCGCCATCTGGAGGCCCAGGGCATCCGCCCGACCACGCGCATGCTGCGGCTGGCGCTGGGCGGCGGCAGCAACGCGGCCATCGCCCAGGCGCTGGCCGTGGAGGAGCTGACCCCTCTGGAGGAACTGATCCGGCGACGGCGCGACCAGCTCGACCTCGACATCGCCAACGCCCGCCGCGCCCTGGCCGAGCTGGAGGCCGAACAGGCCCGGCTGGACGAGCTGGACGACTCCCTGGCTGCGCTGGACAAGGCTTAG